CTTACCCACATATCCTTTTGAACGGAAAAAATACTGGCTTGAACCTTTAGTCAATAGTGCAGACAATTCATCTTCTGAAAAAGAAATTATCGTGCAACAACTAACATTTATAAATAAAACATCTCAATATAATAAAACTTTATCAGTACTGACGGAAATTTTCAGTAATTCTCTAGGAGTAAAATCATCAGAAATTAATGTTAAAGCCCCATTTCTGGAAATGGGCGTAGACTCGCTATTATTACTCCAAATCAACCGCGCTATTCAAGAACAGTTAGGAGTCGAAATTCCTTTTCATATATTTCTAGAAGATTCACTGACAATTGAGTCATTAGCAGCCCACATTGCTAAAGATGAACCTCAATATTCAATACCTACCGTTACACCGCAGCCTACACTATCAGTTAATCAGCAAGTAGAACAGCCTGTAAATAGTAATATTGAGCAGATTCTTTTACAGCATCTTCAGGTAATGTCTAAATTAGTAGACTTACTACCTGAGACAGGTTCACTGAATAAAACTCTTCATCTCAACGAACAAATTCCTCAAATTTCAACTAATAGTCAAAATCCCAATTCAACTTTTAAATTAGCACCTAATAAACCAGCTTTTACTTCCCAACCCATCCCCAAAGAATCAATGACTTTGTTGACTCCCCATCAACAAAAACATTTAGATACATTAATTACACGCCTTGTTAACAAAACTCAAGAATCCAAACGGCTTTCACAAGATTATCGTCCCTATCATGCCAATAGCAGAGCAGTCACAGGGTTCTTTCCTGATATTAAAGAGATGATATATCCCATTCACGGACAGCGTGGAGAAAGAGCCAGACTTTGGGATGTGGATGGCAACGAATACGTAGACATCTCTATGGGATTTGGTACGCTTTTATTTGGTCATTCGCCATCTTTTGTAATTGAAGCGATTCAACAACAAATTCAAAATGGCATATTACATGGCCCTCAATCGCGTCTTGCTGGACAAGTAGCCAAATTAATCTGCGAATTAACAGGTGCAGAACGAGCCGCTTTATGCAATACAGGTTCAGAAGCAGTGATGGGAGCAATACGCCTCGCACGCACCGCTACACAACGCACCAAAATAGCCTTATTCACTGGTTCTTATCATGGCAATTTAGACGAAGTTCTCATGAAAGGAGGCATGACATCTGATGAAAAGCTGTATGCTGTGCCGAAAGCTTTAGGCATTCCTCAATATATGGCTGAAAATGTCATCATGCTCAACTATGGGACTTCTGAATCATTAGATATTATTCAAGCTCATGCCCATGAGTTAGCAGCAGTTTTAGTTGAGCCAATCCAAAGCAGTCGCCCAGATTTGCAACCTCAAGAATTTCTCCATCAATTGAGACAGCTAACCCAAGAAACAGGAATTGTCTTAATCTTTGATGAAGTAATTACAGGCTTTCGGATGCACCCAGCAGGTATACAAGGTTTGTGGGGCATTCAAGCAGATATCACTACCTACGGCAAGGCGGTTGCGGCTGGTATGCCAATTGGGGTAATAGCTGGCAAAGCTGTTCTTATGGATGCACTCGATGGGGGTATGTGGAACTATGGCGATGAGTCTTATCCGCAAGCAAAAAATACTGTTTTTGCAGGTACTTTCTTCAAACATCCTCTAGTGATGGCTGCTGCTTGGGCTGCCTTAAATCATATTAAGAATTATGGATTTAAACTCCAAGAAGAACTAACTCAGAAAACAACAAAATTAGCAGTAACTCTGAATAGTTATTTTGAGCAAAAACAAGTACCGATTCGAGTTATTAACTTTGGCTCACTTTTTCGATTTACTTTCCAAAATAATTCTATACTCAGCAATTTGTTTTATTACTACTTGCTTGAAAAAGGAGTATATGTCTGGGAAGGGCGCACTTTTTATTTATCGACAGCCCATACTGATGAAGATATAGATCATGTTATTCTGGCAGTCAAAAATAGTGTGGTAGAAATGCAAAAAGCTGAGTTTTTACCGCCTTCGCCCATTTCGACAAATATTAATTATATGACTGCAAATTTGGCAACAACTAAGTTTAGCCAAAAAGAACTTGCAGCACCCTTGGTAAAAATTCAGCCACAAGGCTCTAAAACACCTTTATTCTTTATTCATCCCATCGGTGGTAATGTTTTTTGTTACAAAGAATTAGCCCATTGTTTAGGTTCAGATCAACCTTTTTATGGGCTGCAAGCACCAAGCCTTTTTGGAAAATATGAACCACATATCAGAATTGAAGATATGGCTGCTCATTATCTTGCAGCAATACGTACTGTTCAGTCACAAAGCCCATATTATTTAGGTGGATGGTCACTGGGGAGTATCATAGCTTTTGAGATGGCACAACAACTACAAAAGCAAGGTCAGCAAGTGCCTCTAATATTCTTATTGGATAATGCAGCACCTACTTTTTCTACTCAACCTATAATGATTCAGCCATATAATGATTCTGAGATTTTAGCTAGTTTTGCATCTGATTTAGCTAGTTCTGCTGGGAAGAATTTATCAGCATCATCTGAGAAGTTTCAAAAAATGCAGTATGACGAGCAATTGCAGTATGTTTTTGAGCAATTACAAGTAGCTAACTTAATGCCAACTAATTTTAGCTTTCACAACTTCTACCGATTTTTTAAATTTTATCAAAGTAACCTACAAGCAGTGTGTAAATATGAACCACAAGTATATTCTAATCGTATGATTCTCTTACAAGCCAGCGATAGTAATGAAGGGTTTGATTATCCCAACGACCCTAGTTGGGGTTGGCAGCAACTATCTTCTGAACCAGTAGAAATATATACAATTCCAGGTAATCATTACACTATGCTGACTCAACCTCACGCGCAAGTTTTAGCAGAGCAACTAAAGACATGCCTAAATCAGCTAGAGCTTGGAATATTTGTTAAGTAAAACAACCATAACTTACACCAACAGCAAAATTTAACTTGATGGATACCACTAGCATATCTAATTTGCAACAGTTGGAATTATCAACCGAGACAATTGCCAAAACAACAAATCAGAATCTAACAACAGAACTTAATCCTCGTCAACAAAAGCATTTAGAAACATTAATTACTCGTTACAATCAACGCACAAAAACATCCAAACAACTGGCTCAAAAATATCGTCCTGTTTTTGCCAATAATAGAGGTTCTGTCGGGTTTGATTTTCTTATAAAAGAAATGTTCTATCCGATTTTGACTGAACGTTCTTTAGGCTCCAGAATGTGGGATGTTGATGGTAACGAATACATAGACCTAACTGGTGGATATGGCATACATTTATGCGGTTACAATCCACCATTTATCAAAAAAGCGATCGCAGATCAACTTGAACATGGTATCCAAAGCGGCGCACAAGCAGCACTGGCTGGTGAAGTTGCTGAGTTAATCTCGGAACTGACGGGGATGGAACGGGTAGCTTTTTGTAGTGTAGGCACAGAAGCAATGATGTTAGCCCTACGCATAGCCAGAGCAGCCACAAATCGTCATAAGATTGCTTTATTTTCTGGTTCTTATCATGGTATTTTTGATGGAACTTTAGTAAAAGCAGAGACGACAGATGGCAGTCCTAAAGGGATTCCAGAGTATCCGGGAATAACACCAAATACTGCTGAAGATGTTTTGGTTTTAGAGTATGGAAGTCTTGAGTCGTTAGAGATAATTAAAAACTATAAGCAAGAATTGGCCGCTGTTTTGGTAGAACCTGTACAACAACACAGACTCGGCTTTCAACCCCAAGCCTTTATTCAGCAACTACGCCAATTGACTCAAACATTAAAAATACCGTTAATCTTTGACGAAATGAATACTGGCTTCCGCATTCATCCAGGTGGCGCACAAGCATGGTTTGGAGTTGAAGCCGACATTGCAACCTACGGAAAAATAGTTGGTGGTGGTATGCCTTTAGCAGTAGTGGCTGGTAAAGCTGCTTATATGGATACCATTGATGGCGGTATGTGGAATTATGGTGATGTGTCTTCTCCAGATGTACCAGCTACGTGGTCTGGGACTAGTTATTGTAGACATTCTCTTTCTCTAGCTGCTGCGCGTGCTTTATTGCAATATTTAAAAATGCAAGGGGTCAGTCTACAAGAACAGTTAAACCAACGGACATCGCAATTTGTAGAAAGGCTAAATGCTTACTTTGAATTAGAAAAACTTCCCATCTATCTGTCAAATTTTGGCTCGTTTTTCAATGCTAATTTTTCTGAAACTTCTCTTTTACTAACAGAGCCTTCATTTCTAATTGGGCTAAAACTCATATTTAATCACATGATTGATAGAGGTGTTCTCATGCCAAAAGGTGATGGCTTTTTATCTACAGCCCATACAGCAGAAGATATTGATTTTATTATTCAGGCTGTTCAAGATAGTGTCAGAGAATTACAAGCAGGTGGTTTTTTACTTAGTTAGTTTTTAACAAACTCTATAGACGAGAAAAACAAAATGAATCAAACAAATTCTGAAGATACAACAATTTATAAGGTTGTGGTTAACCATGAAGAACAATATTCTATTTGGCCTGCTGATAGAGAAAATGCCCTTGGGTGGCGAGATGCTGGTAAAAGTGGACTCAAATCAGAATGTCTGGAATATATTAAGGAAGTTTGGACTGATATGAGACCTCTGAGTTTAAGGAAAAAAATGGAGGAGTAGGCTCAACAGCTAATTCAACTTGTAATGAAGACAAACATATCAAGTTACAATTCTTGGATAATTTGCCCCAAAGCAAATCCTTTAGCAGATTTGCGTTTATTTTGCTTTCCTTATGCGGGTGGTAGTTCTTTACTATTTCGCAGTTGGGCTGATTATTTACCTCCGTTTATAGAAGTTTGCGCGATTGAACTTCCAGGTCGAGGTAGACAAATAAAATTGCCGCTATGTAATAATATGGATGTGCTTGTAGATGCGATCGCCTCCATAATCCACCCCTATTTAGACAAACCATTCGCCTTTTTTGGTCACAGTATGGGTGGCTTAATTAGCTTTGAGTTAGCGCGGCTACTTCGCAAAAAGTATCATCTTCTCCCCGTCTACTTATTTATCTCTGGTCGTCACGCCCCGCAAATACCCGACTCATACCCGGCAATTCATAACCTCCCGGAAGCAGATTTCATCGCAGAAATACGTCATCTCAACGGGACACCACCAGCTGTATTAGAGAATTCTGAACTAATGCAATTATTTCAGCCAATTTTACGTGCTGATTTTGCTGTTTTAGAAACTTATATTTATACTCCTGAACCACCTTTAGCATGTCCCATTAGTGTGTTTGGCGGATTACAAGATTCGGAAGTGAGTTGTGACGAACTACAAGCATGGCAAGAACAAACAACGACTAATTTTAATTTAGATATGTTTCCTGGTGATCACTTTTTTCTGCATTCTGCCCAATCTATGTTACTAGCAAGTTTAGCTAAATATTTGTCAGCACAAATTAACCAAAATCTCACATTCAAACTCTAATGTTTTCTTTTGTCAAAAACAAACCACTTTACCCTATTCAGTGGCACAAAGTATTACGCAGATTCTTACCTTTTCTACTCGGAATTATTTTCATTTTAGTTGTTAGTAGTCAAAGTATTAGTTCTGTACCCAAAACCACAGAAATTCTTTGGGATACCTACGGCATACCGCATATATATGGAAATAACACTCCCAATGCTTTTCAAGCTTTTGGGTGGGCGCAGATGCAAAGTCACGGAAACTTGCTGTTGCACCTCTACGGTCAAGCCAGGGGAAAAGCTGCACAATATTGGGGAGAAGATTATCTCGAATCAGATAAATGGGTACTGACAATGGGTGTACCCAAACGGGCTAGTGCTTGGTATGCAGCCCAAAGTCCGGCATTTCGTAGTTATCTCAAAGCTTTTGCTAATGGAATTAATACTTATGCCAAAAGACATCCCGATTTAATTGACGATGAAGTCAAAGTAGTATTACCAGTCACACCAGAGGATGTACTTAGTCACTTACAAAGAGTACTGCTGTTTACTTTTGTCGTCGATCCAGGAAGGGTAGCTGATATAACTCATACTAAGTCTGCGCTAGGTTCTAATGGTTGGGCGATCGCACCAAAACGGTCAGCCAGTGGTAAAGCAATGCTGTTAGCCAATCCCCACTTACCTTGGGGCGATTCATTTTTATGGTACGAAGCCCAAATTACTGCCCCAGGTATTGATGCTTATGGGGCAACATTGGTCGGTATTCCGGTTTTAGCGATCGCCTTCAACGATAATTTAGGTTGGACTCACACAGTCAATACTCATGATGGTTGGGATAGCTACAAACTCAAATTACAAAAAGATGGCTATCTTTTTGATGGCAAAGTTCGCCCCTTTGAAACAACAAACTTTTCCTTAAAAATTAAGCAAAAAAATGGCGCTTTCCGAGAGCAAATCTTCTCCGTCCAAAATTCTCTTCATGGCCCTGTAGTTAGCGCTAACAAAGGTAAAGCTTTAGCACTGCGCGTCGTTGGTCAAAACAGTCCAGGCGTTTTAGAACAGTGGTGGGATATGGCCAGTTCCCAAAATCTCACCCAATTTCAGAAAGCATTGCAACGCTTACAGTTACCTATGTTTACTGTTATGTATGCCGACCGTGAAGGCCATATTATGCACCTATTCAACGGTCTAGTTCCTGTACGTCAGCAAGGAGACTTTGCCTACTGGCAAAACACTATTCCTGGTGATACCTCGAAAACTCTCTGGACTAAAATGCACCCATATCGAGATTTGCCAAAAGTGATTGATCCCCCTAGTGGTTGGTTACAAAATACCAATGACCCACCTTGGACTACCACTTTTCCTATTGCTATCAAAGCCGACAATTATCCATCCTATATGGCACCACGGGGGCCAATGGATTTCCGGGCGCAGCGTTCTGCCAGAATGTTAGCTGAAGATGAAAGTATTTCCTTTGAGGAAATGATTGCTTACAAGCATTCAACCCAAATGGAACTAGCAGACAGAATTCTCGATGATTTGATTCCTGCTGCTCAAAACCAAGAAAATCAATTAGCACGCCGCGCTGCTGAAGTACTGACAAAATGGGATCGTAAAGCTGATGCAAATAGCCGAGGTGCTGTACTGTTCAACTCTTGGGTGGACAACCTCGATATAAATACAGCATTTAGTACTCCTTGGAATGAAAAATCTCCCCGCACGACACCGGATGGTTTAGCTGATCCTGAAAGTGCAGTCAAAACACTAGTAAATGTTGCCGCAAAAATAGAGCAGACCTATGGCACTCTAGATGTTGCTTGGGGTGACGTTTTTCGATTACGTTCTGACAATGTGGACTTACCTGCTAATGGCGGTGATGGAGAAAAAGGGATCTTTCGCGTAGTCACTTTCGCCCCAACAAATGATGGACGCTTTCAAGCAGTTAATGGTGACTCTTACGTTGCTGCGGTAGAGTTTTCCCAACCAGTCAAAGCCAAGGCACTCACTAGCTATGGTAATGCTACTCAACCGAATTCACCTCATGTTGGCGATCAATTGCAATTATTTGCCCGCCAGGAATTGCGTCCTATTTGGCGTAACCGGCTAGAAATTACAGCCCACTTAGAAGAGCGTACAGTCTTCTAGTTTTATACCTGGTGATTAACTACAGATGCACACAACTAATTTTGTTTTTAAACGCAACGTGGTACTGAGGTTAATGCGGAGTAACGCTAAGATTTGACGGCAAAATGTGTGTATTTGTGGTATTTGATTTTGCTTTTGAGGTATGTCAGTTTTTATGTCTGATGATCTTGATGTTGTTTGGATTAGTTCTAGTCCTGCATTATAGCGTTTAGCTCAACCCTTACTACAATACATCTCGCAATATGCAAATGTGGCTGAGTGGGAATATCGCTTTGGTAAGGATGAAGGTAGTTCGATTGATGAGGATTGACAAGATATTAAACAGGTATTTCGATAATAAACTCTGTACCCTCACCCAAAATAGAATTACAACTCAATTTGCCGCCGTGGGTTTTTTCGACTATTTGTCTGGCTATAGCTAACCCTAAACCTGTACCTTTTCCCACAGGTTTAGTAGTATATAAATGGTCAAATATTTTTTGTTTAACTTCTTCATTCATCCCCTTACCATTATCAGCAATTAATATTTTTACCTGGTTATTATTAATTGATGTAGTAATATTAATCAGGTTAGGATTAGCTCGAATTTCCTCAAAACTGCGTCCTTGATTTGATTCATCTAAAGCATCAATAGCATTTGCTAAGATATTCATAAATACCTGATTTAACTGACCAGGAAAACATTTTATTGAAGGTAAATCACTGTAGTTAGTGATAACTTCAACAGCGGGACGTTGCTCATTAGCCTTGAGACGATGTTTCAAAATTAAAATTGTGCTATCAATGCCATCATGGATATTAAATGGTACTTTGTAATCTTTATCAGCACGGGAGAAGGTGCGGAGACTAGTGCTGATATTTTTTAGCCTGTCACAGGCTATATTCATAGAATCAATCATTTTTGGTAAATCTTCCAAGGTATATTCCAAATCAATATTTTCGGCGTGCTTGAGAATTTGATTACTCTTGTCTGGGAAAGTTTCTTGATAGATTTTTAAATGTTCAACAATATCAGCAATAGTAGGTTGAGCTTGTTGCAAACTGGCAGCAATAAATCCTAAAGGATTATTCATTTCATGGGCTACTCCAGCAACTAAATTACCTAATGCAGACATCTTTTCACTTTGCACGATTTGTAATTGGGCGTTTTGTAAATTGTGCAATGCTTGTTCTAACTCTTGGGCATATTGTTGCGATCGCTCATATAATCGCGCATTTTCTAGAGAAATTGCGGCTTGAGCGCAGAGTAAGTTGAGTAGTTCGATGCGATCGCTCGTAAATGCACCTGTAACTAATCTATTTTCTAGATATAAAATGCCCAGCAACTTCCCTTGATGCAAAATCGGATTACATAAAATACTCTTGGGCTGTTCACGGATAATATAAGGATCACTAGCTAAAACCGGATTAAGCGCCGCATCTAGTAGTACAGCAGTTCGCCTCTCATTTTTGACTTTGTAAATCAGCTTCAGGGGAATGTCTTGGCTGTCCTCAATAGGAAGACACTGCAACACAACTGGCTCAGAACCCACGACAATTAGTCCTTTGATCAATAGGCGATTGTCTTGGGTGTCTTGTAGAGAATCATCTTGCAACAGCATCAACACACATTTATCAGCCCCCGCATTTTCAATAACAATATGCAACAACGATGCAAGTAGTTTTTTGAGTTCGATTTCGCGAGAAAGGCTTTGAGAGGCTTTAAGAATGGTAGCTAAATCTAGAGAATCGGAGATGCTAGTAGAAGAATTTGTGGAAGTATGAGTTCCCAAGGGAAAAACAGTTTCTTGAATTGAGAGGGAAGTACGAGTTTGTTGGAAGATAGAAGTCAGTAGTTGCGGGTAGCGTTGTTCTAAATCAACAACCTTGGCTTTTGCACCCCAACGAGCATAGCCGTAATAAGCTTCAATCATATAGCCTTGGGCGATGCGCTCTCTGCCCCCATCAAGGTAAAATTTAGCTGCCAGTTCGTTAGCTAAAGCTTCTTCTTGAATATATGCGTTAGCTTTAGCCCCAGCAATGGCGCGATCGTACCAATCTGCTGCTTCATAATTTTTGCCTAATACTCGACATTTTTCCGCTTCCACCAAATCAACTTTATGTTGATAATTCATCGGAGCATAGTGCGCCCAGTATTGTTTTAGCTGAGTTTGGTTCTGTTCTATCCGTTGAAGGACTTCTGCTGTTTCTTCCGATTCACCACTCAAAACGGCTAAAGCAGTCAAAGAATCATAAAAATAAAACGTAGGTTCATATACTAGTCCCTGAGCAGCGATTAAGTAGCGACTGCACTCAACTGCATGATTTTGAGCTTGTTCAATTTCTCCAAACAAAAAGCAGAGCATGAGTTTGTATGAATAGAAGACAAACAACTCACTTACGTCATTATCAGATATAATTTGCGGCAGAATTTCCGTCTCTTGTACAGCTTCCCCAGACAAAATACAAGGATTTTCCCCAAAACCCAACAAATTTAATGCAGACTGCCAAGAAAGCCGACAATGATTGGCTAGTCCCAATTGATTCAGCTGCATCAACCCATTGTAGTAAGCACGAGCATTCTCCTCCAAAGTAGCCAGCGGTTGATTACACCAAAAAGCAGCATTACAAAAAGTACGAGCATGATATCCAGCAAACTTTGTACTACCAACTTCTAAACCAGTCACGTAACCTTCTTGCAACAGTGGGAGGATATCTTTGATGTGAGATTTGCGGTGCAGGATAAAACCTCCTAACACTAAAAGCACCTCTGGCTTAATAGCTTTAGCGTCAAATTTTGAGATGATTTGTAGGGATAATTGAGCAAATTCTGTGGCTGCATCTACATCTTTTAAAAGATTGCAGAGAATGAAGCCATAGTTAGCATAAGCAAATGCAGAAATAATTGTATTTCCATGTTGAATGGATAATTTGACTGACAAAGCAATCAGTAATGGACACAGAATAGAACCGGAGTTGTAAGCTGGTGGGATGAGAGCATAGGCAATCTGGAGAATTGCCAAGATTTGCCGATCTGTCATGACAGGCAAATCAAATAAATCGGCAATTTTTCTATCTTCTATTAGTTCACTAATCTCTTGAATTGATTGTTGAATATCTACTGGTGTTAGTGATTCGGCAAATATTACCCCAAACTGTTGCAGGAGTTTTTGTCCAATATCTAGAGCTTCAATTGGCTTATTTTGAAAAACATAAGATTGGATTTTAATACAGTAGACATTGACTTTTTCTAGCAAAGATTGTGCCTGGATAATCACGCTATCAATCAACTGTTCCATTACCTCAAATTCGCCGCATAAAGAAGCAATTTCTGCCGCTAAGTCATGGAAGGCAAGTGTTATTTCATATTGTTGCTGCCAGGCTTTTTCCCCTAACAGAGATAATCCAACTGCGGCATATTCGCCCGCAGCTTGATAGGCGGTGGAACTTTTAGCTTTGCGACAAGCAATTAAATTAAGTTCTGCTAATTCATCCCGTTGTGTTTGTTGGGTAATTAAAGCAATTCCGTGATTTAATTGATTGACTATTTCAAAAATTCGTTCTTCTCTTGCTGCTGGATCAATTTTTTGCAACAGCAGTCGCCCGATTTGATAGTGGGTTGTCTGTTTTTGCTCATGGGGAATCAGTAAATAGGCGGCTTGTTGGACGCGATCGTGTAAAAATCTATATTTAGCTAATTGTTTGTTGATATTTGACAACCCTAGTTGCTGATTATCTTCTCCTTGATAAAATTTATAAACATCACTAATCGGTAAAATCAATCCTTCTTGCAATGCTCCCCATAAATTAGTCGCTGTTTCAACTTCTGATTGTTCTAGAACAATAGCCAAAGTTGCTAAATCAAACTGATTGCCAATACAAGCTGCTAACTGCAATATATATTGAGTCGCTGGCAGTAGTTTTCGCAATTGAAAAACCATAAAAGTTACGATATCATCTGTAACTGCTTGAGTTTTTACTCGTGCAATATCACATTGCCAACAACATAACTCCAAATTAAATTTAATGATATTTTCTTGATGTAATGCCTTAAGAAACTGGGTAGCAAAAAATGGATTACCTTGAGTTTTTTGATAAATTAATGCAGAAATATCCCAGGCTAAATTTTTTGGGCATTTAATTGTATCCGCAACTAAATAGTTTATTTGTAATTGGCTTAATGGTGTTAAATTAATGGTTTGGATTGTTGCTGATGTTTTTTGAATTTCACTCAAAGTTAATAGTAGTATATGACCAGCACGAACTTCGTTATAACGATAAGCACCAATGATCAACAGACGGCCTGTATCAGCCATTAATATCTGAATTAATTTTAGCGATGCGGAATCTGCCCATTGCAAATCATCTAAGAATATCACTAAGGGCTGTTCAGCGCTGGTAAAGACTTGAATGAATTTTTGGAACAATAAATTAAAGCGATTTTGGGCTGCTATTCCTGATAAATCTATGGCTGGTGGTTGTTGACCAATAATGATTTCTAGTTCAGGAATAACATCAATAATTACTTGTCCATTTTCGCCAACAGCTTCTAATATTTTGTGTTTACATTGCTGAATTTTTATGTCACTTTCTGTTAACAATTGCCCAATTAAATCGCGGAATGCTTGGACAAAAGCACTGAAGGGAATATTGCGATTAAATTGGTCATATTTACCTTTAATAAAATAACCCTGTTGGCGCACAATTGGTTTATGCACTTCGTTGACAATTGCGGTTTTCCCAATCCCTGAAAAACCAGCTACCAGTATCATTTCTGTTGCGCCAGTGCTAACTCGCTCAAATGCTTGAAGTAAGGTTTCTACTTCAGCCTCTCTACCATATAATTTATCAGGGATGATAAAGCGATCGCACATATCCCTACTAGCAATCTCAAAACTTTGAATTTCACCAGTTTCTCTTAACTGAGTTAAACATTTTTCTAAATCAAATTTCAATCCTAATGCACTCTGATACCTATCTTCAGCATTCTTCGCCATCAATTTCATCACAATCTCAGAAATAACCTGGGGAATCTCTTCTCTGTTACCCAATAGCGCAGGCATTTTTGCAATGTGACAATGTACTAACTCCATTGCATCATTAGATGAAAATGGTAACTCACCTGTGAGTAACTCAAAAAAAGTTACACCCAGTGAATAAAAATCAGTCCGATAGTCAATTCCCCGATTCATTCTCCCGGTTTGTTCAGGAGAAATATAAGCCAGTGTTCCCTCTAATACATTGGGATTAACTAAGGTTTGAGTTTCTCGTGGTAGAAGTGATGCAATACTAAAATCAATTAATTTAATTTCTTTGGTTACAGGATTAATTAAAATATTGCTAGGTTTAATATCTTTATGAATAATGCAATTTTGATAGAGAATATCTAAGGTATTGCAGAGTGCGATCGCAATTTCTAAAAATTCCTTAAGAAATAGTGAGTTTTTCTCTACTCCCCACTTTTTGAGAGAAATTCCCCCAAAGTCTTCCATGACCAATATATAACTATTTTGGCAAGATTCTAGACTATAAGTTTGAATAATTCCAGGATAATTGAGATTTTTGGCAATAGTATATTGATTGCGGAATTGGACAAGTTCGCTAAAGCTGGGATAAA
This window of the Nostoc sp. HK-01 genome carries:
- a CDS encoding peptidase S45, penicillin amidase, which produces MFSFVKNKPLYPIQWHKVLRRFLPFLLGIIFILVVSSQSISSVPKTTEILWDTYGIPHIYGNNTPNAFQAFGWAQMQSHGNLLLHLYGQARGKAAQYWGEDYLESDKWVLTMGVPKRASAWYAAQSPAFRSYLKAFANGINTYAKRHPDLIDDEVKVVLPVTPEDVLSHLQRVLLFTFVVDPGRVADITHTKSALGSNGWAIAPKRSASGKAMLLANPHLPWGDSFLWYEAQITAPGIDAYGATLVGIPVLAIAFNDNLGWTHTVNTHDGWDSYKLKLQKDGYLFDGKVRPFETTNFSLKIKQKNGAFREQIFSVQNSLHGPVVSANKGKALALRVVGQNSPGVLEQWWDMASSQNLTQFQKALQRLQLPMFTVMYADREGHIMHLFNGLVPVRQQGDFAYWQNTIPGDTSKTLWTKMHPYRDLPKVIDPPSGWLQNTNDPPWTTTFPIAIKADNYPSYMAPRGPMDFRAQRSARMLAEDESISFEEMIAYKHSTQMELADRILDDLIPAAQNQENQLARRAAEVLTKWDRKADANSRGAVLFNSWVDNLDINTAFSTPWNEKSPRTTPDGLADPESAVKTLVNVAAKIEQTYGTLDVAWGDVFRLRSDNVDLPANGGDGEKGIFRVVTFAPTNDGRFQAVNGDSYVAAVEFSQPVKAKALTSYGNATQPNSPHVGDQLQLFARQELRPIWRNRLEITAHLEERTVF
- a CDS encoding two-component hybrid sensor and regulator, coding for MINTQVNIPGYIVNEQIYDGLRTVVYRAVRKIDNLPVVIKLLKNFYPSFSELVQFRNQYTIAKNLNYPGIIQTYSLESCQNSYILVMEDFGGISLKKWGVEKNSLFLKEFLEIAIALCNTLDILYQNCIIHKDIKPSNILINPVTKEIKLIDFSIASLLPRETQTLVNPNVLEGTLAYISPEQTGRMNRGIDYRTDFYSLGVTFFELLTGELPFSSNDAMELVHCHIAKMPALLGNREEIPQVISEIVMKLMAKNAEDRYQSALGLKFDLEKCLTQLRETGEIQSFEIASRDMCDRFIIPDKLYGREAEVETLLQAFERVSTGATEMILVAGFSGIGKTAIVNEVHKPIVRQQGYFIKGKYDQFNRNIPFSAFVQAFRDLIGQLLTESDIKIQQCKHKILEAVGENGQVIIDVIPELEIIIGQQPPAIDLSGIAAQNRFNLLFQKFIQVFTSAEQPLVIFLDDLQWADSASLKLIQILMADTGRLLIIGAYRYNEVRAGHILLLTLSEIQKTSATIQTINLTPLSQLQINYLVADTIKCPKNLAWDISALIYQKTQGNPFFATQFLKALHQENIIKFNLELCCWQCDIARVKTQAVTDDIVTFMVFQLRKLLPATQYILQLAACIGNQFDLATLAIVLEQSEVETATNLWGALQEGLILPISDVYKFYQGEDNQQLGLSNINKQLAKYRFLHDRVQQAAYLLIPHEQKQTTHYQIGRLLLQKIDPAAREERIFEIVNQLNHGIALITQQTQRDELAELNLIACRKAKSSTAYQAAGEYAAVGLSLLGEKAWQQQYEITLAFHDLAAEIASLCGEFEVMEQLIDSVIIQAQSLLEKVNVYCIKIQSYVFQNKPIEALDIGQKLLQQFGVIFAESLTPVDIQQSIQEISELIEDRKIADLFDLPVMTDRQILAILQIAYALIPPAYNSGSILCPLLIALSVKLSIQHGNTIISAFAYANYGFILCNLLKDVDAATEFAQLSLQIISKFDAKAIKPEVLLVLGGFILHRKSHIKDILPLLQEGYVTGLEVGSTKFAGYHARTFCNAAFWCNQPLATLEENARAYYNGLMQLNQLGLANHCRLSWQSALNLLGFGENPCILSGEAVQETEILPQIISDNDVSELFVFYSYKLMLCFLFGEIEQAQNHAVECSRYLIAAQGLVYEPTFYFYDSLTALAVLSGESEETAEVLQRIEQNQTQLKQYWAHYAPMNYQHKVDLVEAEKCRVLGKNYEAADWYDRAIAGAKANAYIQEEALANELAAKFYLDGGRERIAQGYMIEAYYGYARWGAKAKVVDLEQRYPQLLTSIFQQTRTSLSIQETVFPLGTHTSTNSSTSISDSLDLATILKASQSLSREIELKKLLASLLHIVIENAGADKCVLMLLQDDSLQDTQDNRLLIKGLIVVGSEPVVLQCLPIEDSQDIPLKLIYKVKNERRTAVLLDAALNPVLASDPYIIREQPKSILCNPILHQGKLLGILYLENRLVTGAFTSDRIELLNLLCAQAAISLENARLYERSQQYAQELEQALHNLQNAQLQIVQSEKMSALGNLVAGVAHEMNNPLGFIAASLQQAQPTIADIVEHLKIYQETFPDKSNQILKHAENIDLEYTLEDLPKMIDSMNIACDRLKNISTSLRTFSRADKDYKVPFNIHDGIDSTILILKHRLKANEQRPAVEVITNYSDLPSIKCFPGQLNQVFMNILANAIDALDESNQGRSFEEIRANPNLINITTSINNNQVKILIADNGKGMNEEVKQKIFDHLYTTKPVGKGTGLGLAIARQIVEKTHGGKLSCNSILGEGTEFIIEIPV